A portion of the Bombina bombina isolate aBomBom1 chromosome 11, aBomBom1.pri, whole genome shotgun sequence genome contains these proteins:
- the LOC128642181 gene encoding taste receptor type 2 member 7-like, with translation MTMLSTAWKVLLIIFTAITSVSGISSNSFIMIVTYLKHKRFLKLSPRNQIQFTMCLNNLLLQCSTVLFILVMFLIPDVQRELRQVASFVLCLFMAFGSWLAAWLCAFYTVIVVRFRHKVITSLKMKLPSLVPKLLLVTFLGCLSITVPSIWYLNSETAQNMTGNLTYSNISDTHVFHQSDWHYLVIFHTLGTILPVVISIISLVLTVTSLLGHIWRIKHNDSSWNRPLNVAHYKACRTIFLFVAVFVIIVVVGIIFVSKNGIQNFMLVLKAQIYPTELSFILISGSSKVKRALYRVVPCTSQ, from the coding sequence ATGACAATGCTTTCTACAGCATGGAAGgttcttttaataatatttactgcAATAACATCAGTCTCTGGCATTAGCTCTAACTCATTTATCATGATTGTTacttatctgaaacataaaagattcCTCAAGCTGAGCCCCAGGAATCAAATCCAGTTTACTATGTGTCTGAACAACCTTCTGCTACAGTGCAGCACCGTCCTGTTTATCCTTGTGATGTTCCTTATACCTGATGTGCAAAGAGAGCTAAGGCAAGTTGCATCTTTTGTTCTTTGTTTGTTTATGGCATTTGGTTCTTGGCTTGCAGCCTGGCTCTGTGCCTTTTACACAGTGATTGTTGTCAGATTCAGACACAAAGTCATCACAAGTCTGAAGATGAAGCTCCCTTCTCTGGTACCCAAGCTCCTGCTGGTCACATTCCTGGGCTGCTTGTCTATCACTGTCCCCTCAATTTGGTACCTGAATTCAGAAACTGCACAGAACATGACTGGGAACCTGACCTACAGCAACATCTCAGATACTCATGTATTTCATCAGAGTGATTGGCATTATTTAGTTATTTTTCACACACTTGGAACAATCTTGCCTGTGGTCATAAGCATTATTTCCTTAGTTCTTACAGTGACTTCTCTCTTAGGACATATCTGGAGAATAAAACACAACGATTCCAGCTGGAACCGCCCCCTGAATGTGGCTCATTACAAAGCCTGTAGGACTATATTTCTGTTTGTTGCTGTTTTTGTGATAATTGTTGTGGTTggaataatatttgtctctaaaaATGGAATACAAAATTTTATGTTAGTTTTGAAAGCTCAAATTTATCCCACAGAGTTATCATTTATTCTAATTTCAGGAAGCTCCAAAGTAAAAAGAGCTCTCTATAGGGTTGTTCCATGCACCAGCCAATGA